In a single window of the Flavobacterium sp. W4I14 genome:
- a CDS encoding ATP-dependent DNA helicase RecG (product_source=KO:K03655; cath_funfam=2.40.50.140,3.40.50.300; cog=COG1200; ko=KO:K03655; pfam=PF00270,PF00271,PF17191,PF19833; smart=SM00487; superfamily=50249,52540; tigrfam=TIGR00643): MFNSVLDTPVEFLKGVGPSRADVLKKDLGLFTYQDMLAHYPFRYIDRTKYFKINQINPDSQYIQIIGRVISKKVIGDKRAKRIVAVFKDETGIMELVWFQSLKWVDDNITVGTAYVAFGKPTIFNGTFSISHPEMELYQRKQVGRGNLTLQPVYNSTEKLKKFNLDSKGLQRLIAGLLDQIIPQVPENLPQYIIDKYQLPDKRLALLNIHFPKNVKDLSAAERRLKFEELFFIQLQLLHNKQLRQLKFKGVTFEKVGEKVNRFYNEFLPFELTNAQKRVVKEIRIDTQRGVQMNRLVQGDVGSGKTAVALMSMLLANDNGYQACMMAPTEILARQHYASITELVTNDLVRVAILTGNTKKKERTALHEQLENGEIDILIGTHALIEDKVQFKKLGLVVIDEQHRFGVEQRAKLWRKNIIPPHILVMTATPIPRTLAMTLYGDLDVSIIDELPAGRKPIETKHLFEGQRLRMFGFMKQEIAKGRQVYIVYPLIKESEKLDLLHLEAGIEQLSYQFPRPDYQMSIVHGQMPNADKQFEMQQFIDGKSQIMVATTVIEVGVNVPNASVMVIENAERFGLSQLHQLRGRVGRGAEQSFCILMSGNKLSKEGKIRLETMVRTNNGFEISEIDLQLRGPGDITGTQQSGVLDLKLADLAKDQIILSEARNTVIALFEDDPQLAKPENAILKAHLHKLERGISFDKIS, encoded by the coding sequence GAGTTTTTAAAAGGCGTTGGGCCAAGCCGCGCCGATGTTTTGAAGAAGGATCTCGGTCTGTTCACTTATCAGGACATGCTTGCCCACTATCCGTTCAGGTATATCGACCGTACAAAATATTTCAAAATTAACCAGATCAATCCTGATTCGCAGTATATTCAGATTATTGGGCGTGTGATCAGCAAAAAAGTAATTGGTGATAAAAGGGCAAAACGTATTGTTGCTGTTTTTAAAGATGAAACCGGAATCATGGAATTAGTCTGGTTCCAGAGCTTAAAATGGGTTGATGATAATATCACAGTTGGTACCGCTTACGTGGCCTTTGGAAAACCAACCATCTTTAACGGTACATTCAGCATCTCGCATCCAGAAATGGAGCTGTACCAGCGCAAACAGGTAGGGCGCGGTAATTTAACCTTACAGCCCGTTTATAACTCAACAGAGAAGCTTAAAAAGTTTAATCTCGATTCGAAAGGCTTACAACGTTTAATTGCTGGCTTGTTGGATCAGATTATTCCCCAGGTTCCTGAAAATTTGCCACAATACATTATTGATAAGTATCAGCTGCCAGATAAGAGATTGGCTCTGCTGAATATTCATTTTCCTAAAAATGTGAAGGATTTAAGTGCAGCAGAAAGACGCCTTAAATTTGAAGAATTATTCTTCATCCAGTTACAGCTTTTGCACAATAAGCAATTGCGCCAGTTAAAATTTAAAGGCGTAACTTTTGAAAAGGTTGGTGAAAAAGTAAACCGCTTTTACAATGAGTTTTTGCCTTTCGAATTAACCAATGCACAAAAGCGTGTGGTAAAAGAAATTAGGATCGATACACAACGCGGTGTGCAAATGAACCGGCTTGTTCAGGGTGACGTAGGAAGCGGTAAAACCGCCGTTGCATTGATGAGTATGCTTTTGGCAAATGATAACGGCTACCAGGCTTGTATGATGGCCCCGACGGAAATTTTGGCCCGTCAGCACTATGCCTCTATTACAGAGCTTGTAACCAACGACCTGGTGCGTGTTGCTATCCTTACAGGAAATACCAAAAAGAAAGAGCGTACTGCTTTGCATGAGCAATTGGAGAATGGAGAAATCGATATTTTGATCGGAACACATGCCCTGATTGAAGATAAGGTTCAGTTTAAAAAATTAGGATTGGTTGTGATTGATGAGCAACATCGTTTTGGTGTGGAGCAACGCGCTAAGCTTTGGAGGAAAAATATTATTCCTCCACACATCCTAGTGATGACCGCTACACCAATACCGCGTACTTTGGCCATGACCTTATACGGCGATCTTGATGTCTCGATTATTGACGAATTACCTGCCGGCAGAAAACCTATAGAAACCAAACACCTTTTTGAAGGCCAACGCCTCAGGATGTTCGGTTTTATGAAGCAGGAAATTGCTAAAGGAAGGCAGGTTTATATTGTTTACCCTTTAATCAAGGAAAGCGAAAAATTAGATCTTTTGCACCTCGAAGCTGGAATTGAGCAGTTGAGCTATCAGTTTCCAAGGCCTGACTACCAAATGAGTATTGTGCACGGGCAAATGCCCAATGCCGATAAACAGTTTGAAATGCAGCAGTTTATTGATGGTAAAAGCCAGATTATGGTGGCCACTACCGTAATAGAGGTGGGCGTAAACGTACCTAACGCTTCGGTAATGGTAATTGAAAATGCCGAACGGTTTGGGCTTTCACAACTGCACCAATTGCGTGGTAGGGTAGGTCGTGGTGCAGAACAGTCTTTCTGTATATTAATGAGTGGGAATAAACTGAGTAAAGAAGGTAAGATTCGTTTGGAAACAATGGTAAGAACCAACAATGGCTTCGAAATATCAGAAATAGATTTACAGTTACGCGGTCCTGGCGATATTACAGGAACCCAGCAAAGCGGCGTTTTAGATCTGAAGCTTGCTGACCTGGCCAAAGACCAGATTATTTTGTCTGAAGCACGTAACACCGTAATTGCACTTTTTGAAGACGATCCGCAGCTGGCAAAGCCCGAGAATGCAATCTTAAAAGCTCACCTGCACAAATTAGAAAGAGGCATTTCTTTCGACAAGATAAGCTAA
- a CDS encoding TonB-linked SusC/RagA family outer membrane protein (product_source=TIGR04056; cath_funfam=2.170.130.10,2.60.40.1120; cleavage_site_network=SignalP-noTM; cog=COG1629; pfam=PF07715,PF13715; superfamily=49464,56935; tigrfam=TIGR04056; transmembrane_helix_parts=Inside_1_12,TMhelix_13_32,Outside_33_1092), protein MKKNLWKTFARSSMFLVCGGCLVFSPFTSMSAKASLHEKEPFDFYRPPLEDIIVKGQVTDAKGPIPGVSVKLKGGAATTVTDASGKFSIKVPEDATLVFTYVGYVDQEIQVKNQTNINIRLLENNQNLSEVVVVGYGTQKKAVVSGAVASVKGTELAKSSSVNLTNSLAGRLPGVTALQGSGEPGYDGSTIRIRGINSLGNNNALIVIDGIPNRAGGIERLNPNDIESVSVLKDASAAIYGSQAANGVILITTKLGKSGKPQFSYDFSYGLQQPTRIPKMANSTQYAEILNELNIFGSDLNPNEWSAAWNSFKTTGTYLSTGGKTINAAYKPDEIRKFGDGSDPLRYPNTDWFKTTFQNWSPQQRHNVQINGGSENVKYLLSLGYLNQDGYYKNSATGYQQYDMRFNLEAKLSKYITTTLGVSAREEDRNFPTVSAGDIFRFLMRGRPNEIAIWPNGLPGRDIEYGYNPVVSTTDLTGTNKDVRDYFQTTGKVEIKIPGVDGLKVTGTAAIDKYSGRQKNWQLPWTLYDWDKKTFAADGVTPVLAGTVRSQYTDPRLRETAGGQLAINLTGMVNYDKKIGDHNIGLMAGVTRETVDNDGFTAFRRYFISQSVQELLAGDEREQSLGNFDDPSNPNRLFKRARLSYFGRAGYNYKEKYLAEFLWRVDGSYIFPTNRRFGFFPGVSVGWRLSEESFFKDNVKFINNLKLRASYGQMGAEAYFGDVLQEYQYLSLMNFGAYTFNDLVTKTLTEGKVPNFNFGWEVANNTNIGLDASFLNNKLSLEFDYFYNKRTNILISRGSSVPESSGITDRLPPVNLGKVNNKGFEFKLSYNDQVGDLNFGVSVNGGYAKNKIIFWDETPGAPEWQRSTGRVTSSWLVYDYDGVFKDQAEISANKLNYSALTNTLRPGDMKFKDINGDGKINADDKIRLDKNGTPTFTGGVNFNVQYKGFDLSVLIQGATGGMQIVGLTESGDIGNFLEWSYLNRWSIDNPSSVNPRLSNRGATYYTDSNNALNNTYWLRSNNYIRLKNVELGYTLPTTWVEKVGLNSVRVYANGLNLATLDKIKIWDPESTNTSGQYYPQARVINMGIKATF, encoded by the coding sequence ATGAAAAAAAATCTATGGAAGACTTTTGCCAGAAGTAGCATGTTTCTTGTTTGCGGTGGTTGTCTCGTTTTTTCCCCGTTTACCAGCATGTCTGCTAAAGCATCATTGCACGAAAAAGAACCCTTTGATTTTTACAGACCTCCGCTTGAGGATATTATTGTGAAGGGACAGGTTACCGATGCTAAAGGACCAATTCCTGGAGTAAGTGTTAAATTAAAAGGAGGTGCTGCAACTACTGTAACAGATGCTTCCGGAAAATTTAGTATAAAAGTACCCGAAGATGCTACTTTAGTATTTACCTACGTAGGCTACGTAGATCAAGAAATTCAGGTAAAAAACCAAACCAATATCAATATCCGGTTATTAGAAAACAACCAAAACTTATCTGAAGTAGTAGTAGTAGGGTATGGAACCCAAAAAAAGGCAGTTGTATCTGGTGCTGTAGCATCGGTTAAAGGTACAGAGCTAGCTAAATCATCATCAGTAAACTTAACCAATTCATTGGCTGGTCGTTTGCCTGGCGTTACGGCATTGCAAGGAAGTGGGGAGCCGGGATATGATGGCTCGACGATCCGGATCCGCGGTATAAATTCGCTTGGTAATAATAATGCCTTAATTGTAATCGATGGAATACCTAACCGGGCAGGAGGGATCGAAAGGTTAAATCCGAACGATATAGAAAGTGTATCGGTGCTAAAGGATGCATCTGCAGCTATTTATGGCTCTCAGGCTGCAAATGGAGTAATTCTCATCACTACTAAACTAGGGAAATCGGGGAAACCACAATTTTCTTACGATTTTAGTTATGGCCTACAACAGCCTACACGCATACCTAAAATGGCCAATTCTACTCAATATGCTGAGATTTTAAATGAACTGAATATTTTCGGTTCCGATCTTAATCCAAACGAATGGTCGGCAGCGTGGAATAGTTTCAAAACAACAGGAACTTATTTATCTACCGGTGGTAAAACGATTAATGCTGCTTACAAACCAGATGAAATCCGGAAATTCGGCGATGGCTCAGATCCTTTGAGATATCCCAATACTGATTGGTTTAAAACTACATTCCAAAATTGGTCTCCTCAGCAAAGACACAATGTTCAGATTAATGGAGGGAGTGAAAATGTTAAATATCTGCTTTCACTAGGTTATCTAAATCAGGATGGCTATTATAAAAACTCTGCTACAGGTTATCAGCAGTATGATATGCGTTTTAACCTGGAAGCAAAATTAAGTAAGTATATCACTACCACATTGGGGGTAAGTGCGAGAGAGGAAGATCGTAATTTCCCAACGGTTTCAGCGGGAGATATCTTTAGATTCTTAATGCGGGGAAGGCCAAATGAAATAGCCATATGGCCTAACGGGTTACCTGGTAGGGATATTGAATATGGTTATAATCCAGTAGTTTCTACTACAGATTTAACGGGAACCAATAAAGATGTTAGAGATTACTTTCAAACTACAGGGAAAGTAGAAATTAAAATTCCCGGTGTTGATGGATTAAAGGTAACCGGTACTGCTGCAATAGATAAATATTCTGGCAGGCAAAAAAACTGGCAATTGCCCTGGACACTTTATGATTGGGACAAGAAAACGTTTGCAGCCGATGGTGTAACACCAGTGCTTGCAGGTACGGTGCGCTCTCAATATACCGATCCAAGGCTTAGGGAAACCGCAGGCGGACAATTGGCCATAAACTTAACCGGAATGGTTAACTATGATAAAAAAATTGGCGATCATAATATTGGTTTGATGGCTGGGGTGACTCGGGAAACGGTTGATAATGATGGTTTTACGGCTTTCAGAAGATATTTTATTTCACAATCTGTTCAGGAATTATTGGCTGGTGATGAACGCGAACAATCATTAGGTAATTTTGATGATCCTAGTAATCCCAATCGTCTTTTCAAACGGGCACGTTTAAGTTATTTTGGAAGGGCAGGATATAACTATAAAGAAAAATACCTTGCCGAATTTTTGTGGCGTGTAGATGGCTCTTATATCTTCCCGACCAACAGGCGTTTCGGTTTTTTCCCAGGTGTATCAGTAGGCTGGCGTTTATCTGAAGAGTCTTTTTTCAAAGACAATGTTAAGTTCATAAATAATTTAAAACTGAGGGCGTCGTATGGTCAGATGGGTGCTGAAGCCTATTTTGGAGATGTGCTGCAAGAATATCAATACCTCAGTTTGATGAATTTTGGAGCATATACCTTTAATGATCTTGTTACTAAAACGTTAACAGAAGGCAAAGTACCCAATTTCAACTTTGGATGGGAAGTAGCAAATAATACCAATATTGGTTTAGATGCATCCTTTTTAAATAATAAATTGTCGTTAGAGTTCGATTACTTCTATAATAAGCGTACAAATATTCTGATCAGTAGAGGTAGCTCAGTGCCAGAAAGTTCTGGTATTACCGATCGCTTACCACCAGTTAACTTAGGGAAAGTAAACAATAAAGGTTTCGAATTTAAATTAAGTTATAACGACCAGGTTGGCGATTTAAATTTTGGGGTGAGTGTTAACGGTGGCTATGCCAAAAATAAAATAATCTTCTGGGATGAAACTCCTGGTGCTCCGGAATGGCAGCGTTCTACAGGTAGGGTAACCAGTTCGTGGTTGGTTTACGATTATGATGGTGTTTTTAAAGATCAGGCAGAAATTAGCGCCAATAAACTTAATTATAGTGCACTTACCAATACCCTGCGCCCGGGCGATATGAAATTTAAAGATATTAACGGCGATGGTAAAATTAATGCAGATGATAAAATACGTTTAGATAAAAATGGTACACCAACATTTACAGGCGGCGTAAATTTTAATGTTCAATACAAAGGATTTGACTTATCAGTGCTTATTCAAGGAGCAACTGGCGGGATGCAGATTGTTGGTTTAACAGAATCGGGGGATATTGGTAACTTCTTGGAGTGGTCATACCTGAACCGCTGGAGTATCGATAATCCAAGTTCGGTAAACCCGCGCTTATCAAACAGGGGTGCTACTTATTATACCGATAGCAATAATGCATTGAACAATACCTATTGGTTAAGAAGCAATAACTACATCAGACTTAAGAATGTAGAGCTAGGTTATACATTACCAACAACATGGGTTGAAAAAGTTGGATTAAATAGTGTAAGGGTGTATGCAAATGGCCTCAATTTGGCTACGCTTGATAAAATCAAGATATGGGACCCTGAATCTACCAACACAAGTGGACAATACTATCCACAAGCTAGGGTAATTAATATGGGTATTAAAGCCACTTTTTAA
- a CDS encoding hypothetical protein (product_source=Hypo-rule applied; cath_funfam=2.40.50.140; ko=KO:K21572; pfam=PF07980,PF14322; superfamily=48452; transmembrane_helix_parts=Inside_1_19,TMhelix_20_34,Outside_35_636) has translation MYSCLSITKKNMKTIIQNRNLYLLVLITFFAFACKKDFLNVESPGQVPAESVWKDPATAQAFVNDIYNGLGNGGFSEQMLASVSDEALFTHPTRGIDLVNNATINPSTLGWVDDTWAYKQMYNRIRACNITIEKITSGDNALTSQSLKDQLLGEAYFLRAYFYQQLVRFYGAVPIITKIYVLDDNYNAKRNTYEECVNFILKDCDEANRLLTGKTMEKGRTTALAALALKSRVLIYAASDLHDRAKLNAKIIGIAAQKLDFLSYASGNQTDRYKLAQTAAKAVIDLATGYKLNLSAPVTSDEGRLNYKSIAMGGASKAPGVDATAASELIFARYFIVQNNIKHAQQNGPNGYHNWAGNTPIGLLVDDYEMKDGSKFSWTNPTQKAEPYQNRDPRFYATVLYDGAGWKPRDKASGNVDPASQIQTGVYDLLDDKSNKFDFKGLDTRASSIENWNGSWTGYYYHKFIDPDPSIVDASMSQNVPWPFFRYTEAVFNYIEASIELGELGNATNWLNKIRFRAGMPAVTATDQAGLREVYRHERRIEMAYEEQRYHDTRRWLIAGETLGRKTTYIKVTGKFKPGKTMSAPYHYDNTIYDYTYSPVEENAQENRNWDNKLYFRPFSRDEVNKNNLLEQNPGY, from the coding sequence ATGTATAGCTGTTTATCAATTACAAAGAAGAATATGAAAACAATAATTCAAAATAGAAATTTATATCTCTTGGTTCTTATTACCTTTTTTGCATTTGCGTGTAAAAAGGATTTTTTGAACGTAGAATCACCTGGACAGGTGCCTGCCGAATCGGTGTGGAAGGATCCAGCAACTGCGCAGGCATTTGTGAACGATATCTATAACGGATTGGGTAACGGCGGCTTTTCTGAACAGATGTTAGCATCAGTTTCTGACGAAGCCCTGTTTACGCATCCTACCCGTGGAATAGATCTTGTTAATAACGCTACCATTAACCCTTCAACACTTGGTTGGGTAGATGATACCTGGGCTTATAAGCAAATGTATAACCGCATCCGGGCCTGCAACATTACCATTGAGAAAATAACCAGTGGCGATAACGCTCTTACCAGCCAATCATTAAAAGATCAGTTATTAGGTGAAGCCTATTTTTTACGTGCTTATTTTTATCAGCAACTGGTACGCTTTTATGGAGCAGTACCTATTATTACAAAAATTTATGTGTTAGACGATAATTATAATGCAAAGCGCAATACCTACGAGGAGTGTGTAAACTTTATTCTAAAAGATTGCGATGAGGCGAATAGATTATTAACCGGCAAAACCATGGAAAAGGGACGCACTACTGCACTTGCGGCCTTAGCATTAAAATCGCGAGTATTGATTTATGCAGCAAGCGATTTGCATGACAGGGCTAAATTAAATGCAAAAATTATTGGAATCGCCGCTCAAAAATTAGATTTCTTAAGTTATGCTAGTGGTAATCAGACAGATCGCTATAAGTTAGCCCAAACTGCGGCAAAGGCCGTTATTGATTTGGCTACAGGTTATAAATTAAATCTTTCTGCACCAGTTACTTCTGACGAGGGAAGGTTAAATTATAAAAGTATTGCTATGGGCGGAGCCAGTAAAGCGCCTGGTGTAGATGCCACTGCAGCTTCAGAATTAATTTTTGCACGTTATTTTATTGTTCAGAACAATATTAAACATGCACAGCAAAATGGCCCTAACGGTTACCATAACTGGGCTGGCAACACACCTATAGGTTTACTGGTTGATGATTATGAGATGAAAGATGGCTCTAAGTTTAGCTGGACAAACCCAACACAAAAAGCGGAGCCTTATCAAAATAGAGATCCACGCTTTTACGCCACTGTTTTATATGATGGTGCAGGTTGGAAACCCCGCGATAAAGCTTCAGGTAACGTTGATCCGGCCAGCCAGATCCAAACCGGAGTATATGATTTATTGGATGATAAGAGCAATAAGTTCGACTTTAAAGGTTTAGACACCAGAGCAAGTTCTATCGAAAACTGGAACGGCAGCTGGACAGGCTATTATTACCATAAATTTATCGATCCAGACCCAAGTATTGTAGATGCTTCGATGTCGCAAAATGTGCCATGGCCTTTCTTTAGGTATACCGAAGCGGTATTTAATTATATTGAAGCGAGTATTGAACTTGGCGAACTGGGCAATGCTACAAACTGGTTAAATAAAATCCGTTTCAGGGCAGGTATGCCTGCGGTTACAGCAACAGACCAGGCTGGCCTTAGAGAGGTTTACCGTCACGAACGCCGCATAGAAATGGCTTATGAAGAACAACGTTATCATGATACCAGAAGGTGGTTAATCGCTGGTGAAACATTGGGCAGAAAAACCACTTATATTAAGGTTACCGGTAAATTCAAACCAGGCAAAACGATGTCTGCCCCTTATCATTACGATAATACCATTTACGATTATACCTATAGTCCGGTAGAGGAAAATGCGCAAGAGAACAGAAATTGGGACAATAAACTTTATTTCAGGCCGTTTAGCCGTGATGAAGTAAACAAAAATAATTTATTAGAGCAAAATCCGGGTTATTAA
- a CDS encoding hypothetical protein (product_source=Hypo-rule applied; pfam=PF03412,PF13462; superfamily=52833; transmembrane_helix_parts=Outside_1_149,TMhelix_150_167,Inside_168_173,TMhelix_174_196,Outside_197_251,TMhelix_252_274,Inside_275_280,TMhelix_281_303,Outside_304_312,TMhelix_313_335,Inside_336_528), with product MFLFKNKLNNIEAVTKLLVNEIKVSVTETTIKECLADHPDYPSLMAVSDCLTDWYIANEARRIRIEDYKDYEVPFVAQLMPNGGSFILVNSINQGQINYSDEKQLNASMSEEEFLKKWSGSVLRAEANENSTEPGYKNKRLLEIFDTAKLPILVLTITVSILLAVNFQSLTLGYSLMLLLKLIGISVSILLLTHSIDTNNPLVQNLCSLGNKNNCNAILKSNAAKITKWLSWSEVGFFYFTGSFLCLLIKPLSFSLISWLSVLALPYTFYSIAYQYKHKNWCVLCCIVQVLLLFENLTALNSGLWSFSFTAFISPGFLFPSLICFLLPIIIWSLLKPLFLKASQFKLLSQQLKNFKYNNELFNQALLNQPRYAVNNDLMPVVLGNPQAQTIITMVSNPFCVPCGNAHEILDEWLKTRDDLQLKIIFTTADHDDDEKNKVARHIRALTKLNDTALVERALSDWYTQTVKKYEHWAKKYPVHFDHEIDVVIQKQKDWCEMAEISFTPTILVNGYKLPVPYRLEDIKYLIA from the coding sequence ATGTTTTTATTTAAAAATAAATTAAACAATATTGAGGCAGTTACGAAGCTTTTGGTAAATGAAATAAAAGTAAGTGTCACCGAAACCACAATAAAAGAATGCTTAGCAGATCATCCTGATTACCCAAGTTTAATGGCGGTATCCGATTGCCTTACAGATTGGTATATTGCAAATGAAGCGAGGAGAATCCGCATTGAAGATTATAAAGATTATGAAGTACCCTTTGTTGCACAATTAATGCCTAATGGAGGTAGTTTTATTTTAGTTAATAGCATTAACCAAGGCCAAATAAACTATAGCGACGAAAAGCAATTAAATGCATCAATGTCTGAAGAAGAATTTCTGAAAAAATGGAGTGGCAGTGTTTTAAGGGCGGAGGCCAATGAAAATAGTACAGAGCCTGGTTATAAAAATAAACGTTTGCTCGAAATCTTTGATACAGCTAAATTGCCAATTTTAGTGTTAACAATTACTGTAAGCATTTTACTAGCAGTAAACTTTCAATCGTTAACTTTAGGTTATAGCTTAATGTTGTTATTGAAACTTATAGGCATTTCTGTGAGCATACTTTTATTGACACATAGTATTGACACTAATAATCCCCTTGTACAAAACTTATGTAGCCTAGGTAATAAGAATAATTGTAATGCCATTTTAAAATCAAATGCTGCAAAAATTACCAAATGGCTAAGCTGGAGCGAGGTCGGATTCTTTTATTTTACAGGTTCTTTCCTTTGTTTATTGATCAAACCTCTTAGTTTTTCCTTAATTAGTTGGCTAAGTGTATTGGCTTTACCATATACCTTTTATTCTATTGCTTACCAGTATAAACACAAAAACTGGTGTGTACTGTGTTGCATAGTGCAAGTATTGCTGCTGTTTGAAAATCTTACTGCCCTAAACTCTGGTCTTTGGTCTTTTAGCTTTACAGCCTTTATATCTCCAGGTTTCTTATTTCCCTCCTTAATCTGTTTCCTTTTACCTATTATAATTTGGTCTTTATTGAAACCATTATTTTTAAAAGCATCCCAATTTAAATTGCTATCTCAACAGCTTAAAAATTTTAAATATAACAACGAATTATTTAACCAAGCGCTTTTAAACCAACCTCGTTATGCGGTAAATAATGATTTAATGCCTGTAGTTTTAGGTAACCCTCAAGCTCAAACAATAATTACTATGGTAAGTAATCCATTTTGTGTGCCATGTGGCAATGCACATGAAATCCTAGACGAATGGCTTAAAACAAGAGACGATCTGCAGTTGAAAATTATTTTCACCACAGCCGATCATGATGATGATGAAAAAAACAAAGTAGCACGACATATCCGCGCCTTAACTAAATTGAACGATACCGCTTTAGTAGAGCGTGCACTTAGTGATTGGTATACGCAAACCGTAAAAAAATACGAACACTGGGCTAAAAAATACCCCGTTCATTTTGATCATGAAATAGATGTAGTAATACAAAAACAAAAAGATTGGTGTGAAATGGCCGAAATTTCTTTTACACCAACCATTTTGGTAAATGGATATAAACTACCAGTACCATATCGCTTAGAGGACATAAAATATTTAATTGCTTAA
- a CDS encoding two-component system LytT family response regulator (product_source=KO:K02477; cath_funfam=3.40.50.2300; cog=COG3279; ko=KO:K02477; pfam=PF04397; smart=SM00850; superfamily=52172), translating to MAGCISRTPYLKLIKTYTDPELALQDIIALENNIDFAFIDVKMSGLDRLAVATQIAHKVANIVLVSEHLQYAIDGYNINAKHFLCKPFNFSSFEKTVNAVINNIAKEKPYIMVKLSCTQIRRVYVDEIIAVEGNGNYINIYTTDAVLTPYYKLVDMEHNLKAFLFMKRINKSYIISTKHIEKIDGFLISLKNGLNVSVGESYRSNFKKERLSYFDT from the coding sequence TTGGCAGGATGCATCAGCAGAACACCATATTTAAAACTAATTAAAACCTACACAGATCCAGAATTAGCCTTACAAGATATTATCGCTCTAGAGAATAATATAGACTTTGCATTTATCGACGTGAAAATGTCTGGATTGGATAGGTTGGCGGTAGCAACCCAAATTGCTCATAAAGTTGCAAATATTGTGTTGGTAAGTGAACATTTACAATATGCAATAGATGGCTATAATATTAATGCCAAACACTTTTTGTGCAAACCTTTTAACTTCTCATCTTTTGAAAAAACTGTTAATGCTGTTATTAACAATATAGCAAAAGAAAAACCTTATATTATGGTAAAATTAAGTTGTACTCAAATTCGACGAGTTTATGTTGACGAAATAATAGCAGTTGAAGGCAATGGAAATTATATTAATATATATACAACCGATGCGGTACTGACTCCTTATTATAAATTGGTAGATATGGAACATAACTTAAAAGCTTTTTTGTTTATGAAGCGCATCAATAAATCTTATATCATATCAACGAAGCATATTGAAAAAATAGACGGTTTTTTAATATCGCTTAAAAACGGACTAAATGTATCAGTTGGTGAAAGTTATCGATCTAACTTTAAAAAGGAAAGACTAAGCTACTTTGATACTTAA